From Deinococcus aquiradiocola:
CATGAGGCTGTCCGCGAGGCGCGGCCAGGACTGCTGCGTGCGCAGGTAACGGTGCGGCTGGAACACGATCCGGACGCGGCGACCCGTCTGCCGGGCCGCCCCGACGACCGCCGCGACCTTGGCGGCGTTGTGGGCGTAGTCGTCGATGATGATCGCGCCGTCCAGCGTTCCGACGCGCTCCCAGCGCCTGCGCGGCCCGCCGAACTCCGCGAGGGCCGCCGCCGCGAGCGCGAAATTCCCGCCGTACAGGTGCGTGGTCGCCAGGGCCGCCACGGCGTTCTGCACGTTGTGCAGGCCCGGCATGGCGACGCGCGCGCGCCCCAGCGCCTCGCCCCGGAACACGACCGTGAAGTCCGTGCCTTCCGGGTCGGGGTTCAGGTCGGTGGCGCGGTAGTCGGCGCCGTCGTTCAGGCCGTAACTCCAGCTCGGCTGGCCCGGCGACAGGAAGTCCGGCAGGCCCGGCCAGTCGTGGCAGTACAGCACGCGGGCCGCCTGCGTCACGAACTTCCCGAAGGCGGCGTGCTGGTCCTCGACCGTCTCCCAGTACACGGCCTGACTCTTGCCGGGCGTGCCGATGTGGTCGTCGTCGGCATTCAGGAACACGGCCGTCTCGCAGCGCAGCGTCTGGAACGCCTGGTCGGACTCGTCGATCTCGGCCACGAACGGCCCCTGACCGGCGCGGGCGTTGCTGCCGAAGGCCGGGATGATGCCGCCCACGAACGCGGCCGGGTCGAGGCCCGCGCCGTACATGGCGACGGCCGTCATGCTGGTGGTGGTGGTCTTGCCGTGCGTGCCGACCACGCCGACCGACGGGCCGCCCGCGAGCAGTTCCTCCATCAGTGCCATGCGGGGGCGGACCTCGATGCCCGCCTCACGCGCCGCGACGATCTCCGGGTGCGTGCGGCTCACCGCTTCCGACGCGATCAGGACGTCCACGCCGCTCAGGTGCGTGGCCCCGTGCCCGATCAGGACGTCGGTGCCTTCCAGCTGCAGCTGGTGCGTGAGTTCGGAAGGGGCGCTGTCGCAGCCGGACACCGTGAAGCCACGGGCGCGCAGGATGCGGGCGAAGGCGCTCAGCCCGATCCCGCCGATGCCCATCAGGTGAAAGTGGGTGGGGCGGGCCGGGGTGGGCGCGGGCGGGGTGACGGGGGCGGTCTGGACAGCGGCTCCCGCCGTGGCCTGAACCTCAGGCGGTGCGGCAGGGGCGTCTGTGGGGGTCATGGTCTGGGACTTGGTCATGGGCGCTGGCTCGGTGTGGTGCTCAGGAACGGAAGTGCGATTCGGCCAGGTCCGCGAGGCGGGAGGCCGCACCCTGAGGAGAACGGCGGAGCGCGGCCTCCCGCATGGAAGCGCGCGTCTCCTTCTTCAGACACTCTAACACCACGCTCCCCAGGGATCGGCTCATGGCCTCCTGCTCCACGAGGCGGCCCGCCCCGGCGGCCTCCACGGCCCGCGCGTTGAAGCGCTGGTGGTCCTCGGCGCTGCTGGGGAGCGGCACCATGACGACCGGCACGCCGTAGAACGCGGCCTCCGCGAGCGTGCCCGTCCCGGCACGCGTGATGGCGAGGTCCGCCGCCGACCACGCCGCGACGGAATCCACGTACCCGACCGCCTTGTACCACCCGAGGTTCTGCACCTCCGGCAGCACGTCGCTCAGCCAGCGGGGACCGGTGGAGTGCAGCACCTGCACGCCGTCGTCCGGCGAGAGGCCCGCCTCGCCCAGCACCTCGCGCAGCACGCCCGGCACGGCGCTGTTCAGGGCGACGCTGCCCTGCGAGCCGCCCATCACGAACACCGTGAGCGGCCCCTCCTGCAGCCCGAGCCGCTGCGTGGCCTCCTGCCGCAGCAGCCACTCCTCACGGACCGGCATGCCGACCAGCGTGCCGCGCCCGGCGGGGAGGCCCGCCACGTCCGGGTAGGCCGTGCCGACCGCGCGGGCGCGGCGCAGCGCGAGCCGCTGCGTGAGGCCCAGCCGGGCGTTCTGCTCATGCAGCACGGTGGGAATGCCGAGCGACTGCGCGGCCAGCACGCCCGGCAGGCTCGCGAAGCCGCCGTACCCGACGACCACGCCGGGCCGCGTGCGGTTCAGGAAGCTGCGGGCCTGCGCGAGGCCCCGCGCGGCCCGCAGCGCCTGCCGGGGGTCGAGGCCGCTCGCGCTGCGCGCGAACTTCCCGGCCACCACCCCGTGAAAGGCGAGGCCCGAATCCTGCGCGACGCGTTCCTCCATGCCGCCCAGCTGCCCGAGCAGCGTGACCTCGTACCCGCGCCGCTGCAGTTCCCGTGCGGTCGCCACCGCCGGGTAGATGTGCCCGCCCGTCCCGCCTGTCGCCAACACCACTCGCTTCATCGGGAAGCAGTGTAGCGGGCGGTGCGCGCCCCGGTGCGGGACGACGCGGAAGCCCCCCGGCGCGGACGTCGGGGGGCAGGCAGGACAGAAGGTCGGCGGGCAGGGCGAGCGTCTCCGCGCTGACCGGTCAGTCTCCGGCGTTCGGGCTGAGGGTGGGGACGGGCGCACCCTCGGGCGGGGTGGGCGCCGCGCCCGGCAGCGCCCCGGCCGCGTCCTCCGGCAGGTGACGGCGCACCTCGCGCAGCGCCGAGTGGATCAGGGCGAGCGCGGCACTCATGGTGAGCATGCTGGAGAACCCGTAACTCACGAGCGGGAGCGGCACGCCCGTCACCGGGAAGATGCCCGCCACCACCGCGAGATTCACGACCGCCTGCCCCACCACCATGTACATGGCGCCCGTCGCGAGGATGCTCGCGCCGTGCACCTGCGGCGTCATGGGCCGCACGCGGGACGCCATCTCGGACACCTGCAGGGCCGCGCTGACCACCAGCCAGTACGCGAAGATCAGCATGGTCACACCGAGCAGCCCGGTCGAGAAGCCCACCGTGGCCGCGATGGCGTCCGTATGGTCCGCGAAGTACGTGTACCGCAGCCCGTCCGGCCCCTGCCCCCACAGGCCGCCGTACCCCAGGTCGCGGTGCGCCATGCCGATCTGCGTGAGGCCCGGCTGCACGTCGTCCCCGAAGTGACTCGTGGCGCGCGCCAGGATGTACGGGTGGCGTTCCAGGTACAGGCTCCCGAACGGCAGCGCGATCAGGAAGATGCCGAGCAGCAGGCCGCCGATGTTGTTCATCTTGACGCCCGCCGCGTACATCAGCACGATGCCGAGCGAGAAGATCAGGACGGTGGAGCCCAGGTCCGGTTCGAGCAGCACGAGCAGGGTGCTCAGGCCGATCATGAGGGTGGCGCTCAGCAGCTTGTGCTGCACGCCGCGCCGCGCGAAGAAACTCGCGATCTGCAGGATCAGGCCGAGCTTCGCGAACTCCGACGGCTGGAACTGGAAGCCCGGGATGCGCAGCCAGCGTTTCGTGCCGGGCGACAGTTCGGTGCCCACCCCGATCACGAGGACGAGCGCCAGCAGGATCAGCGTGACGACCCACACGACCGTCCCCATGCTTAGGAAGGCCTTGGGGCGCAGGCGCGACAGGGCGAATGTCACGAGGAGCGCGACCACGATCTTGCTGGCGTGGTCGGGAATCATGTTCGGTTCGGCGGTGGAGATGCCGATCAGGCCCAGCATCAGCAGGATCACCTGCGCCAGCACGAGGTTCAGGCTCACGCCTCCACCTCTGTGCCGCTGAAGGTGCGGGCGGGGCCGTCCAGGGCCGTCACGGCCTCCTGCGCGGCCTGCACGAAGGCCCGCCCGCGTTCGGCGTAGTCGCGGTACAGGTCGAAGCTCGTCCCGATCGGGGAGAGCAGGACCGTGCCGCGCGGCTCGCCGTCCATGCCGAGCGCGCCGACGGCCGCCTGCACCGCGTGCCGCATCACGTCCGTCCCGTCCTGGCCGGTCACGAGCAGGTACGGGAGGCCCAGCGCGAGCGCGAAGCGTTCACCGTCCTCCCCGAAGCCGATCACGCGCGACACCTTGCCCTGCGCGGCGGCGATCAGGGGCTCCAGTTCCGCGCCCTTGTCACGCCCGCCCACCAGCCACGCGACGGGCGGCGCCGCCTGCTGCAGGGCCGCCTGCACGGCCAGCGTGCGCGTCGCGATGCTGTCGTTCACGAAGCGCAGCTCGCCGTGCCGCGCGACCGTCTCGAAACGGCCTGTCACGGCCCGCGCCTCCCGCAGCGCGCCCGCCAGGGCAGGCACGTCGAGCGGGCGGCCCAGGTGAGCCATCATCGCCTCGGCGGCCAGCACGGCGGCGGCCGCGTTGGCGGGATGCACGCCTTCCGGCAGGTCCTGCACGGGCAGCACCTCGCGGCCGTCCGCGAGCGTCAGGCGCAGGGGCGTGAAGCGCCGAACGGTGGCCGCGCCCGGCACGGCCGCACCTTCCGGCAGCACGAGCACGTCGCGCGGCGTCTGGTGGCGCGCCACGTTGCGTTTCGCGGCGTGGTACGCCTCCACGCTCCCGTGCCGGTCCAGGTGGTCCACCCCGAGGTTCGTGACGACCGCCACCGCCGGACGGAAGGTCGGGACGCGCTCCAGCTGGAAGCTGCTCAGTTCCGCGACGGCCACCTCGGCGCGGTCCACCACGTCCAGCAGCGGCGGGTCGATGTTGCCGCCCTCCAGCGCGTTCACGCCCTGCGCGCGCAGCAGCGACGCGATCAGGACGGTGGTGCTGCCCTTGCCGGCCGTGCCGGTCACGCCCACCACCGGCAGGGCGGGCCGCGCGCGGAACGCGACCTCCACCTCCCCCATCACCTCCGCGCCGTGCTCGCGGAGCGACTGCAGGTCCGGGTGGTCGATGGGCACGCCGGGCGCGGCGATCACGGTCCGGTACGGGCGCGTCGCGTCGCCCCGCGCGAAGCCCAGCTCGGTCATCAGGGCCTCGTCCTCCGGCTGGGGGCGGGCGTCGAACCACTCGGCCACCTGGGCCTCGCGGGCCAGGAAGCGGGCCACCCCGCGTCCGCTGCGGCCCAGGCCGTAGATCAGGGTCGGGCCAGTAAGGAAAGTCATGGGGACAGGGTAGCGAAAAGCGGCGCGGGCATGGGAAGAACCGTGAGCGCGGCGCGGACCCCGAAGGAACCGCGCCGCGCCGACCTGCCGCCCCGGGGCCGCCGGGTCAGCTCATGGGCGGGAAGGTCCGCAGCAGACCCCACACGATGGCCGTACCGAGCGCCGTGACGAGCCAGAAGCGCAACGTGACGTGCGTCTCGGGCCAGCCGAGCTCCTCGAAGTGATGCTGGATGGGACTCATGCGGAACAGGCGCTTGCCGCCGGTGCGCCGGAAATACGCGACCTGCAGCACCACGCTCAGCACCGCCACGACCGGGATGATGGCCGCGACAGGCAGCATCCACACGTCGGCGTGCAGGATGTACGCGCCTGCCGCGACCGCGCCGATGGCGTGCGAACCCATGTCGCCCATGAACACGCGGGCCGGGTGCGCGTTGAACCACAGGAAGCCGAGCAGCGCGCCGACCAGCAGCACACTGACGGGCGACACGCCCAGCAGCGGAAGCAGCACGATGATGCTCACGCCGCCCAGCAGGCTGTCGAGACCGTCGGTGAAGTTGAAGGCGTTGACGGCGCCCACCATCACCAGGGTGTACAGCACGATGTCGCCGTACAGGCCCAGGCCCGGCAGCCACACGTGCGGCGCGAGCGGCGCGGCGAAGATCGCGAACGCGAGGCCCACCAGCAGCTGCGCCGGGAACTTCTCGCGGGCGAGGAGTTCCTTCTTGCCGCCCACCATGCGCGAACGGATCTTGAGAAGGTCGTCCACCAGCCCGATGACGCCCATGCCGAGCGCCGCGAGCATCAGCAGCGTCTCGCTGCGGCCGCCGCCGTGCCCGGTGAGCAGCATGCCCAGCCACACGAGCAGCAGCGCGAGCACGAACCCGATGCCGCCCGCCGTGGGCGTGCCTTCCTTCTTGAGGTGCGTCTGCGGGCCTTCCTGCCGGATCGGCTGGCCCCACCCGTACCGTTTGGAGAGCGTGATGAGGAGGCCCACCAGGAACCACGAGACGAGCGCGGCCACGACCATCATGGCCGCACCACCGGAACCGGAACGAAGGGGAAAAGGTATGACATACGCTGCGGGCAAGGTATCACGCACGGGCAGGCGCGGCAGGCGGGCCGGTGGACAGGCAGCACGGACGGGCGCGGGGCAGTTGCCACGAAGCTCGGCCTCCACGCGTCCCGGTCGTCCGGAGGCCCGGCGACCGGGAAACCGGGAACGGTTCAGGGCGTCAGTTCACGCAGTTCCGGCGCGAAGAAGCGCAGCGTGCCGCCCGGCTGCAGCGTCACGATCAGCGGGCCGACCGCGCCGACCACGCCGGGCGGGTGCGGCACGGACGCCAGCAGCACGCCCGCCGCGTCCCGGCGTTCCAGGGCCGTGCCGGTCAGGGTGTAGCTGCCGCTGGCGGTGACGGCAGTGGGGGCGTTGGAGGTGGCCGCGCCGCCGGGCGTGGCGTACAGGTACGGGAGGGCGGCGGTGCTCAGGAGCGTCTGGCCGCCGCTGTCCACGCGGTACAGCTTCCCGGCCTGCGTGGCGTACTCCAGGCCGTCACCGCCGGTCACGGTGGCGTCCGGCGTGCCGAGCAGGCCCGCGCCGGGCGTCCCGTCGTAACTGACGGTGCTGCCGTCCTCGCGGTACGCGCGGGTGGCGGTGAGCGCGACGACGCGTCCCGCCTGCAGCACCACGGGCCGCGCGTCCGCCGTGACGAGCACGCCGACCGCGCCGAGCGCCACCCAGGGCGTGTCGGTGCGGTTCGCGGTCTGCCAGCCGACGGCGGTCGCCTGCGCCTGCAACGGCACGCTCACGCGCCTGTAGGCGGGCGCGCGGGCCAGCGTGACGCGGCCCCCCTCCAGCCACAGCACGCCGCTCTCCGAGAAGCTCGCCTGCAGTGCGGGCGCGCCGGGCCGGACCGTGGACGGGCGGGCGGGCGACACGGTGGGCGTGCACCCGGCCAGCAGCAGGGCCGCCGCGACGAGCAGGGCCGGGCGGCTCACGCGGTCGCGTCCCGCTGCGCGAGCAGGGCGTTCACGACGGAGTCCAGGCCCACGCCCTCCTGCGCGCGCCGTTCCGGCGTCCACGAGATGCCGCGCGACGCCTTGACGAGCACCACGTCGCCCGCCCGCACCTCCCGCAGCAGTGCGGGCAGCAGGTCCGGCACGCTGCGGTACGCGCGTTCGCCCAGCTCGTCCGCGAAGGCCCCGACGCCGTACGTCAGGTCCGCGCGCTGCCGGGCGTACTCGCCCACCCCGGCGTGCAGTTCCCGTTCCGTCTCCCCGAGTTCCAGCATGCGGCCCAGCACGCTGATGCGCCGACCGCCCGGCGCGGGCGTGGGGAGCGCCGAGAGCGCGTCGAGCGCCACGCGCACGCTGAGCGGCGAGGCGTTGTACGCGTCGTCGATGACCGTGAAGGTGCCCGGCAGCACCCGGTAGCGGCCGCCCGGCACCGTCACGCGCGACAGGCGTTCCGCCGCCGAGTGCAGGTCCACGCCCGCGCGGCGCGCGAGTTCCAGGCCCAGCACGGCCGCTTCCGCCTGCACGCGCGACGCCTGCGGCAACGTCACGTCCACCCCACCGAACCGGAACCCGGCACCGGACGCGTCCAGCCGCAGGTCCGTACCGGCATGCACCGCGTCCCCGAACCCGTACGTCGGCACGCCCGGGTAATAGGGGCCTGCCTGCACGCCCACCAGCCGCTCCCGCGCGCCCAGGATCACGCCCTTCTCGCGCACGATGTTCTCCACGCTGCCCAGGCCCTCCAGGTGCGCCGCGCCGATGCTGGTGATCACGCCCACATCCGGCCGCACCAGCTCCACGAGTTCCGCCATCTCGCCCAGCCGGTCGATGCCCATCTCGACCACCAGGGGCCGCCCGGACGCGCCGTGCTCGATCAGGAAGGTGGCGATGGCGGGCGGCGTGTTGAACACCGGCAGGTACGCCGCGTCCAGCGCGGCCGCCGCGTAACTCTTCGCGGTGGTCTTGCCGGCCGTGCCGGTGATGCCGACCACCAGGGAGGCGCGCGCGCGTTCGTGCTGCGCCCACGCCAGCAGGGCCGCCTGCGCGTCCGGCACGCGCACGGCACGCGGCACGTCCAGGTCCGTCAGGACGAACGGCGCGCCCGCATCCAGGGCCGCCTGCACGAAGCGGTTCCCGTGCATGGCCTCGCCGGGCAGCGCCACGAACGCCACGTCCGGTCCCGCCTCACGGGAATCCCAGGTCAATCGGCGCGCGGGGCGGGCGTCGGAGTGAACGTCGGCAGCAAACGGCAGGGCGCGGGGGTCGAGCATGCCAGCAGGCTAACAGCCGCGCGTGAGGGTGCCTACCCGGGCACCGCCGGGAGAGCCGCACGGCAGGACGGGAAGACGGAAATGAACCCGGAGGCTTATCCCGCCTCCGGGTTCCGGTTGACCACCGACTTGCACGCGCCCACACGTTCAGGCCAGCCGCTCACGTTCTGTAGCCACGCGCGCGGCGGGCCGGGCCTTCCGGCGGCACTCCGTCCGGGAGCGCGCGTCCGAGCGAGGGGTGCCGGAAGGGGGCGCGGCGGCGTTCGCGGCCACGCCCAGACTGTAGGCGAGGGGTGGGGCGCGGCGCATCGGTGCGCTGGCGTACGCCAGATGGTCACGGTCGCCGGACACGACACCGCCCCGGACCTCAGGGGACCGGGGCGGCGAGGGACGAGCGGGAGCCGGGAGTTACTTCTCGGCGGTGAGGACGCGTTCGAAGGCGGCGACGACCGCGTCGATCTGCTCGCGGCTGATGGTGAGGGGCGGCAGGAAGCGCACGACGAGCGGCGTGGCCTGCAGCGTCAGGACGGCCTCGTCGTGTTCGAGGGCGGCGATGTACGGGGCACTCTTCTCCTTGAGTTCCACGCCGATCATGAGGCCCATGCCGCGCACTTCGCGGATCTTGCTGGACTTGATGCCGCGCAGCTTCTCCATGAAGTACGCGCCCTTGTCGGCGGCCTGCTGGGCGAGGTTCTCGCGCTTCATGAAGCGGATGGCGGCGACGCCGGCGGCCATGGCGAGCGGGTTGCCGCCGAAGGTGGTGCCGTGCCCGCCGGCGGGCATGCGGTCGGCGACGGTGGAGGTCATGACGAAGGCGCCGATGGGGACGCCGCCCGCCATGGCCTTGGCGAGCGTCATGCCGTCGGGGACGACCTGGCACTCGTCGGCGGCCTCGCAGCCGCAGCGGATGCCGTCGGCGTTCCGGCACGGCTCGGCGCAGAAGTGTTCGGTGGCGAACATCTTGCCGGTGCGGCAGAAGCCCGTCTGGATCTCGTCCATGATGAGCAGCGCGCCCTTCTCGCGGGTGAGGCGGCGGGCCTCGCGGATGAATTCGGCGTTGCCGGGGCGGACGCCGCCTTCGCCCTGGACGGGTTCCATGATGACGGCGGCGACGTCCTCGGTGATGGC
This genomic window contains:
- a CDS encoding aminotransferase class III-fold pyridoxal phosphate-dependent enzyme, with amino-acid sequence MTVTDHPQQDWLADEQRYDSGVYHKHQVVMTRAEGATVWDSTGREYIDCVGGYGVANVGHSNPDVVAAIREQAGNLIVMPQTLPNDKRAEFLTELVSVLPQGLDRVFLCNSGTEAMEAARKFAITATGRTRFVSMKRGFSGRTLGALALTWEPKYREPFGAAVDNEHVSFVTYGNIDELRAAITEDVAAVIMEPVQGEGGVRPGNAEFIREARRLTREKGALLIMDEIQTGFCRTGKMFATEHFCAEPCRNADGIRCGCEAADECQVVPDGMTLAKAMAGGVPIGAFVMTSTVADRMPAGGHGTTFGGNPLAMAAGVAAIRFMKRENLAQQAADKGAYFMEKLRGIKSSKIREVRGMGLMIGVELKEKSAPYIAALEHDEAVLTLQATPLVVRFLPPLTISREQIDAVVAAFERVLTAEK
- the murF gene encoding UDP-N-acetylmuramoyl-tripeptide--D-alanyl-D-alanine ligase, with protein sequence MLDPRALPFAADVHSDARPARRLTWDSREAGPDVAFVALPGEAMHGNRFVQAALDAGAPFVLTDLDVPRAVRVPDAQAALLAWAQHERARASLVVGITGTAGKTTAKSYAAAALDAAYLPVFNTPPAIATFLIEHGASGRPLVVEMGIDRLGEMAELVELVRPDVGVITSIGAAHLEGLGSVENIVREKGVILGARERLVGVQAGPYYPGVPTYGFGDAVHAGTDLRLDASGAGFRFGGVDVTLPQASRVQAEAAVLGLELARRAGVDLHSAAERLSRVTVPGGRYRVLPGTFTVIDDAYNASPLSVRVALDALSALPTPAPGGRRISVLGRMLELGETERELHAGVGEYARQRADLTYGVGAFADELGERAYRSVPDLLPALLREVRAGDVVLVKASRGISWTPERRAQEGVGLDSVVNALLAQRDATA
- the murG gene encoding undecaprenyldiphospho-muramoylpentapeptide beta-N-acetylglucosaminyltransferase; the encoded protein is MKRVVLATGGTGGHIYPAVATARELQRRGYEVTLLGQLGGMEERVAQDSGLAFHGVVAGKFARSASGLDPRQALRAARGLAQARSFLNRTRPGVVVGYGGFASLPGVLAAQSLGIPTVLHEQNARLGLTQRLALRRARAVGTAYPDVAGLPAGRGTLVGMPVREEWLLRQEATQRLGLQEGPLTVFVMGGSQGSVALNSAVPGVLREVLGEAGLSPDDGVQVLHSTGPRWLSDVLPEVQNLGWYKAVGYVDSVAAWSAADLAITRAGTGTLAEAAFYGVPVVMVPLPSSAEDHQRFNARAVEAAGAGRLVEQEAMSRSLGSVVLECLKKETRASMREAALRRSPQGAASRLADLAESHFRS
- a CDS encoding FtsW/RodA/SpoVE family cell cycle protein; the protein is MSLNLVLAQVILLMLGLIGISTAEPNMIPDHASKIVVALLVTFALSRLRPKAFLSMGTVVWVVTLILLALVLVIGVGTELSPGTKRWLRIPGFQFQPSEFAKLGLILQIASFFARRGVQHKLLSATLMIGLSTLLVLLEPDLGSTVLIFSLGIVLMYAAGVKMNNIGGLLLGIFLIALPFGSLYLERHPYILARATSHFGDDVQPGLTQIGMAHRDLGYGGLWGQGPDGLRYTYFADHTDAIAATVGFSTGLLGVTMLIFAYWLVVSAALQVSEMASRVRPMTPQVHGASILATGAMYMVVGQAVVNLAVVAGIFPVTGVPLPLVSYGFSSMLTMSAALALIHSALREVRRHLPEDAAGALPGAAPTPPEGAPVPTLSPNAGD
- the murD gene encoding UDP-N-acetylmuramoyl-L-alanine--D-glutamate ligase, coding for MTFLTGPTLIYGLGRSGRGVARFLAREAQVAEWFDARPQPEDEALMTELGFARGDATRPYRTVIAAPGVPIDHPDLQSLREHGAEVMGEVEVAFRARPALPVVGVTGTAGKGSTTVLIASLLRAQGVNALEGGNIDPPLLDVVDRAEVAVAELSSFQLERVPTFRPAVAVVTNLGVDHLDRHGSVEAYHAAKRNVARHQTPRDVLVLPEGAAVPGAATVRRFTPLRLTLADGREVLPVQDLPEGVHPANAAAAVLAAEAMMAHLGRPLDVPALAGALREARAVTGRFETVARHGELRFVNDSIATRTLAVQAALQQAAPPVAWLVGGRDKGAELEPLIAAAQGKVSRVIGFGEDGERFALALGLPYLLVTGQDGTDVMRHAVQAAVGALGMDGEPRGTVLLSPIGTSFDLYRDYAERGRAFVQAAQEAVTALDGPARTFSGTEVEA
- the murC gene encoding UDP-N-acetylmuramate--L-alanine ligase codes for the protein MGIGGIGLSAFARILRARGFTVSGCDSAPSELTHQLQLEGTDVLIGHGATHLSGVDVLIASEAVSRTHPEIVAAREAGIEVRPRMALMEELLAGGPSVGVVGTHGKTTTTSMTAVAMYGAGLDPAAFVGGIIPAFGSNARAGQGPFVAEIDESDQAFQTLRCETAVFLNADDDHIGTPGKSQAVYWETVEDQHAAFGKFVTQAARVLYCHDWPGLPDFLSPGQPSWSYGLNDGADYRATDLNPDPEGTDFTVVFRGEALGRARVAMPGLHNVQNAVAALATTHLYGGNFALAAAALAEFGGPRRRWERVGTLDGAIIIDDYAHNAAKVAAVVGAARQTGRRVRIVFQPHRYLRTQQSWPRLADSLMPADEVILLDIAAAGEEAITGIDSTLIVNRMYELGHRGVHYLPLREEVLTYLRGTVQPGDVIVTVGAGDVWKIGRELAGVSV
- a CDS encoding phospho-N-acetylmuramoyl-pentapeptide-transferase, with product MMVVAALVSWFLVGLLITLSKRYGWGQPIRQEGPQTHLKKEGTPTAGGIGFVLALLLVWLGMLLTGHGGGRSETLLMLAALGMGVIGLVDDLLKIRSRMVGGKKELLAREKFPAQLLVGLAFAIFAAPLAPHVWLPGLGLYGDIVLYTLVMVGAVNAFNFTDGLDSLLGGVSIIVLLPLLGVSPVSVLLVGALLGFLWFNAHPARVFMGDMGSHAIGAVAAGAYILHADVWMLPVAAIIPVVAVLSVVLQVAYFRRTGGKRLFRMSPIQHHFEELGWPETHVTLRFWLVTALGTAIVWGLLRTFPPMS